From Nymphalis io chromosome 12, ilAglIoxx1.1, whole genome shotgun sequence, a single genomic window includes:
- the LOC126772521 gene encoding uncharacterized protein LOC126772521, protein MSFIKFVRNSIGLFKKDVITFLILRRHDLNIIDEKLCYIAVKPTASISQLRQKVWYLLELPDYCEEIIILKSENDLELPLTDLRKGNDPQHPYILEVWLPNKIMPSGSLLNNMITMGNKSATGDYLESPDTVFEEKVKSDFKEKGIEEEFSHTTIINETIALNKFHLMENQVNIKNKEYERKSDLSSKISSSSIFFKLHGRKSRDNFANILLKIQNDLTTLNNKLSDMESRIQL, encoded by the exons ATGTCTTTTATAAAGTTTGTCCGAAATTCGATAGGATTATTCAAAAAGGACGTTATCACCTTCCTGATTCTACGACGTCATGACTTGAATA taATCGATGAGAAACTTTGCTACATAGCAGTAAAACCGACAGCCTCTATATCACAACTACGACAGAAAGTGTGGTATCTTCTAGAATTACCAGATTACTGTgaggaaattataatattaaaatctgaaAACGACCTTGAATTACCGTTGACCGATCTTCGTAAGGGTAATGACCCTCAGCACCCGTATATTTTGGAAGTCTGGCTTCCTAATAAAATTATGC CCTCAGGAAGCTTACTAAATAACATGATAACCATGGGTAACAAAAGTGCAACAGGAGACTATCTAGAATCACCGGACACTGTGTTTGAGGAAAAAGTAAAAAGCGATTTCAAAGAAAAAGGCATTGAGGAAGAGTTTT CACATACTACAATCATCAATGAAACGATAGCGCTCAATAAGTTTCACTTAATGGAAAaccaagtaaatattaaaaacaaagaataTGAAAGGAAATCGGATTTATCATCCAAAATATCATCTTCGTCCATATTTTTTAAGCTGCACGGAAGAAAAAGTCGAGATAACTTCGcaaatattttgttgaaaatacaaaatgatCTCACGACCCTTAATAATAAACTATCGGATATGGAAAGCAGGATACAATTGTAA